One region of Demequina sp. TMPB413 genomic DNA includes:
- a CDS encoding diguanylate cyclase: MTLLLSVAYLASMAVAAGVGVYVLRGSRLTLSGLAVGTVLVATIIWSVIAFVGTHEEFTAGSDAPVRALFWSAVLVAGIRSLARVLEEPSWSPRPADIVNLIAHPWALGLIAAFPVFHQFVVVADDDGTLSYTYGFWIHSGVGLLLSLGPLAALISARSRISQVARNTRLLMVAAWLLPAAGYVFSALVWGPSGPNLAPALMVLPVIMIGSAVVRDGLIDKVPLARGEIFESLAGAVFVTDNWGRVIDVNAAARAFVKEVDGAEDVVGSPLDETCPRTAQILDQAGEVDVQGLGQARVVNLVKTAVSDGRGTTVGRCVIVRDVTESVLQRRELERTRDALSRQVEVSEKLRVELSDQVIRDSATGLYNRRFLAEALPVIVAACLDKEAPLSVAVIDIDDFKAVNDSWGHAVGDRVIEAVAEALAANAPGARAVRYGGDEFLVLLPELAAAEALAAAESLRLACSAVVVDTRDGPVQVTVSAGVATLRAEEIDAQELLEVADLALYRAKNAGRNRTWSQADGAA; the protein is encoded by the coding sequence ATGACGCTCCTCCTGTCTGTCGCGTACCTGGCGTCAATGGCGGTCGCCGCCGGCGTCGGTGTGTACGTGTTGCGCGGCAGCAGGCTCACGCTTTCTGGACTGGCGGTTGGCACCGTACTGGTGGCCACCATCATCTGGTCCGTCATTGCGTTTGTGGGCACCCACGAGGAATTCACCGCCGGCAGCGATGCGCCTGTCAGGGCGCTGTTCTGGAGCGCGGTGCTCGTGGCGGGGATTCGGAGCCTCGCAAGGGTACTTGAGGAGCCATCCTGGTCGCCGCGGCCTGCTGACATCGTCAATCTCATCGCGCACCCCTGGGCTCTGGGCCTGATCGCGGCCTTCCCTGTCTTTCATCAATTCGTGGTGGTTGCCGACGACGACGGAACCCTGTCGTACACCTATGGGTTTTGGATTCATTCAGGCGTTGGTCTCCTGTTGTCTCTGGGGCCGCTCGCAGCGTTGATCAGTGCGCGCAGCAGGATTTCTCAGGTCGCGCGGAACACGCGGTTGCTGATGGTCGCCGCGTGGTTGCTGCCGGCCGCCGGCTACGTGTTCTCTGCGCTCGTGTGGGGGCCGAGCGGACCGAACCTGGCGCCGGCCCTCATGGTGCTTCCGGTCATCATGATCGGCTCCGCCGTGGTCAGGGACGGCCTCATCGACAAGGTCCCGCTCGCACGTGGTGAGATCTTCGAAAGCCTCGCAGGCGCCGTCTTTGTGACGGACAACTGGGGGCGAGTGATCGACGTCAACGCCGCCGCGCGAGCCTTTGTCAAGGAGGTGGACGGCGCGGAGGACGTTGTCGGTTCACCTCTCGACGAGACCTGCCCGCGTACGGCGCAGATCCTCGATCAGGCAGGCGAAGTCGACGTGCAGGGGCTTGGCCAAGCGCGAGTAGTCAACTTGGTCAAGACCGCTGTGAGCGACGGCAGGGGAACCACGGTCGGTCGGTGCGTGATTGTCCGAGACGTGACCGAGTCGGTGCTGCAGCGGCGCGAACTTGAGAGGACGCGCGATGCGCTGTCGCGGCAAGTCGAGGTGAGCGAGAAGTTGCGCGTCGAACTGAGTGATCAGGTGATTCGAGACTCCGCCACAGGGCTCTACAACAGGCGTTTCCTCGCAGAGGCACTGCCGGTGATCGTGGCGGCCTGCCTGGACAAGGAGGCTCCACTCAGCGTCGCGGTGATCGACATTGACGACTTCAAGGCTGTTAACGACTCCTGGGGACACGCGGTCGGAGACAGAGTCATCGAGGCCGTGGCGGAAGCGCTCGCCGCGAATGCTCCTGGGGCGCGTGCCGTGAGGTACGGGGGCGATGAGTTCCTCGTGCTCTTGCCGGAACTGGCGGCAGCCGAGGCGTTGGCGGCCGCAGAGAGCCTGCGGCTCGCGTGCTCCGCCGTGGTGGTAGATACGCGCGACGGACCCGTGCAGGTGACCGTCAGCGCGGGAGTGGCGACGCTCAGAGCAGAAGAGATTGACGCTCAAGAACTCCTTGAGGTAGCCGACCTCGCCCTTTATCGTGCCAAGAATGCGGGCCGGAACAGGACGTGGAGTCAGGCGGACGGCGCGGCTTGA
- a CDS encoding phosphotransferase, translated as MPRSPLALAALASVAVPGLDVYDVLRSPHSDADFDVVIIKDATGKRWVVRAPRRAAAGAALEAEMGLLQALARAHDAGLIEFDVPRPKGAATMAGEEGGRAVVYTEVRGAPLDLAAIEPGPGLAASVGRAIAQIHELPPTLVEDQGLPTYSADEYRLRRLAELDAGVQTGLVPPRLADRWERQMENVAWWRFEPTVTHGDLGEQQILVREGAVAGIVDWMDARVADPADDLAWLAAAAPEDVYESIMEAYVVTRRETRDPHLTDRARLASELALLRWLMYGVRTDNDNVIADGRGMLADLEALLFDDSQAAPSA; from the coding sequence GTGCCTCGCTCACCTCTCGCGCTCGCGGCCCTCGCTTCGGTGGCCGTTCCTGGCCTTGACGTGTACGACGTGCTGCGCAGCCCACACTCTGACGCAGACTTTGACGTCGTGATCATCAAGGACGCGACCGGCAAACGCTGGGTAGTGCGCGCACCGCGGCGAGCGGCGGCTGGTGCGGCGCTCGAGGCAGAGATGGGGCTGCTCCAGGCCCTCGCTCGCGCGCACGACGCCGGATTGATCGAGTTTGATGTACCCCGCCCCAAGGGCGCCGCCACGATGGCGGGCGAGGAAGGCGGCCGCGCCGTCGTCTACACCGAAGTGAGGGGCGCGCCGCTCGACTTGGCCGCCATTGAGCCGGGCCCTGGGCTCGCCGCATCGGTCGGTCGCGCCATCGCCCAAATCCATGAACTTCCACCCACGCTCGTGGAGGATCAGGGTCTGCCCACCTACAGCGCCGACGAGTACCGCCTGCGCCGCCTGGCTGAGCTCGACGCCGGCGTCCAGACCGGCCTCGTGCCTCCCCGGCTCGCGGACCGGTGGGAGCGGCAGATGGAGAACGTGGCGTGGTGGCGGTTCGAACCGACCGTGACGCACGGCGACCTTGGCGAGCAGCAGATCCTGGTGAGGGAGGGCGCCGTCGCAGGCATCGTCGACTGGATGGATGCCCGGGTGGCCGATCCGGCCGACGACCTCGCGTGGCTCGCCGCGGCGGCGCCGGAAGACGTGTACGAGTCGATCATGGAGGCGTATGTCGTGACGCGCCGTGAGACACGCGACCCTCATCTCACCGATCGCGCCAGGCTTGCCTCAGAGTTGGCTCTCCTCCGGTGGCTCATGTACGGGGTACGGACGGACAATGACAACGTCATCGCCGACGGCCGCGGGATGCTTGCGGACCTCGAGGCGCTGCTCTTCGACGACAGTCAAGCCGCGCCGTCCGCCTGA
- the nudC gene encoding NAD(+) diphosphatase translates to MTTWALGEPLLVDRAAERRERVDLDTLDAVVVRDSSVLAMDGRLTILEPSEQPQALLRVYLGVDAGRELAALVPAESSFGTETDGIGGEAMTPLRELLGQLAARGAEGHRDRELAATAVAVTTWHANHPRCAVCGEETKPIKGGWVRYCERDQKEHYPRTDPAVIVAITDSEDRLLLAHASYWSPRRFSHLAGYVEPGESLEQAVHREVFEESQLVLQDLRYVGSQSWPFPTSIMVGFTATATSADFVLDQDEISEAMFVAREELPGLVRDGTIILAPHGSIARRMLEDWYGGPLADAQRAAKADI, encoded by the coding sequence GTGACTACGTGGGCGCTTGGCGAGCCATTGCTCGTGGACCGCGCGGCCGAACGCCGCGAGCGGGTGGATCTCGACACGCTCGACGCGGTGGTGGTGCGGGACAGCTCCGTACTCGCCATGGACGGGCGATTGACGATTCTCGAGCCTTCCGAGCAGCCGCAGGCCCTGCTACGCGTCTACCTCGGCGTCGACGCAGGGCGGGAGCTCGCGGCCCTCGTCCCGGCGGAGTCGTCCTTTGGAACCGAGACGGACGGCATCGGTGGGGAGGCGATGACGCCCCTGCGCGAGCTGCTGGGTCAGCTCGCGGCGCGTGGAGCGGAAGGGCACCGCGATCGCGAACTCGCCGCGACAGCAGTCGCTGTGACCACGTGGCACGCCAATCATCCGCGTTGCGCAGTGTGCGGTGAAGAGACTAAGCCCATCAAGGGTGGCTGGGTGCGCTATTGCGAGCGTGACCAGAAAGAGCACTATCCGCGGACGGATCCGGCGGTCATTGTCGCCATCACCGATTCAGAGGATCGACTGCTTCTTGCACACGCTTCGTACTGGTCGCCTCGCAGGTTCTCCCACCTCGCGGGCTATGTGGAGCCGGGGGAGAGCCTCGAGCAGGCGGTTCACCGCGAGGTGTTCGAGGAGTCGCAGTTGGTGCTTCAGGACCTGAGGTACGTGGGATCCCAATCGTGGCCCTTCCCGACATCGATCATGGTCGGGTTCACGGCCACCGCGACGTCCGCCGACTTCGTGCTTGACCAGGACGAGATCAGTGAGGCGATGTTCGTTGCCAGGGAGGAGTTGCCAGGACTTGTCAGGGACGGGACGATCATCCTCGCGCCGCACGGCTCGATCGCTCGCCGCATGCTCGAAGACTGGTACGGCGGACCGCTCGCTGATGCCCAGCGCGCTGCCAAGGCCGACATCTAG
- a CDS encoding ATP-dependent helicase — translation MSADQILEALDPEQREVATALHGPVCVLAGAGTGKTRAITHRMAYGVRVGAFNPQSVLAVTFTARAAGEMRQRLRSLGADGIQARTFHAAALRQLSYFWPQVVGGQLPQLVDQKAPLVGRAARAAGLSPDRLTVRDLASEIEWAKVSLVAAEDYAAVIKAKRRPAPAGIDAMQVADVMRSYEEAKTDAVVLDFEDILLLLADIIGRHAEVGDQIRRQYRHFVVDEYQDVSPLQQYVLDQWLGGRRELCVVGDPAQTIYSFAGASPEHLLGFTGRYEDAAVVRLVRDYRSTPQVVNLANGLMAHRGNSTAGLELVSQRPSGPGVGFHAYADDVAEAAAVADRIEALVSSGVAAREIAVLYRTNSQSEEIEDALAHRGIGYLVRGGQRFFAREEVRKALVLLRGAAVAASDDPLGAQVREAITDAGWSEQPPAARGAVRERWDALQALVELADNFDVDAVAGTGEPATLRDFVEHLADRASAQHAPSVDGVTLTTIHAAKGLEWDAVFLVGMSEGLLPISMAETDEAIEEERRLLYVGITRAREHLHVSFARSRKEGGRATRKRTRFLEKWWPDAGASAQRRVPRAAAHDLDADEAKLFEALKAWRLELAQATSKPAFTVLVDSSLVAIARNRPQTLGELAKVHGVGASKLERYGADILRLVAAH, via the coding sequence ATGTCCGCCGACCAGATTCTCGAAGCACTCGATCCCGAGCAACGCGAAGTCGCCACCGCCCTCCACGGTCCCGTGTGCGTCCTTGCGGGCGCTGGCACGGGCAAGACCCGCGCCATCACTCATCGCATGGCTTATGGGGTGCGTGTGGGGGCCTTCAACCCCCAATCAGTGTTGGCCGTGACGTTCACGGCTCGAGCGGCGGGAGAGATGCGGCAGCGGCTTCGTTCCCTCGGAGCCGACGGCATCCAGGCGCGCACTTTTCACGCGGCGGCCTTGAGACAACTGAGCTACTTCTGGCCGCAAGTGGTCGGCGGACAATTGCCACAGTTGGTGGACCAGAAGGCGCCGCTGGTGGGGCGGGCTGCGCGTGCCGCTGGGCTCAGTCCTGACCGGCTGACGGTGCGCGATCTCGCCTCAGAGATTGAATGGGCCAAGGTCTCGCTCGTGGCGGCAGAGGATTACGCAGCGGTGATCAAGGCCAAGCGGAGGCCAGCGCCAGCCGGCATCGACGCCATGCAGGTCGCCGATGTGATGCGCTCCTACGAAGAGGCGAAGACGGATGCGGTGGTGCTCGACTTCGAGGACATCCTGTTACTGCTCGCCGACATCATCGGTCGCCATGCCGAAGTGGGCGATCAGATCAGGCGCCAATACCGACACTTTGTTGTCGACGAGTATCAAGACGTCTCGCCTTTGCAGCAATACGTTCTCGACCAATGGCTCGGAGGTCGGCGGGAGTTGTGCGTGGTGGGTGACCCCGCCCAGACCATCTACTCGTTTGCGGGGGCATCTCCCGAGCACCTGCTCGGCTTCACTGGTCGCTACGAAGACGCCGCCGTCGTCAGGCTCGTCCGCGACTACCGCTCCACTCCGCAAGTGGTCAACCTCGCCAATGGGCTCATGGCGCATCGGGGCAATTCGACGGCAGGACTTGAACTCGTATCGCAGCGACCGTCGGGCCCTGGGGTCGGCTTTCACGCGTATGCCGACGACGTCGCCGAGGCCGCCGCGGTGGCCGACAGGATCGAGGCGCTCGTGTCGTCAGGAGTGGCGGCCAGGGAGATCGCCGTCCTCTATCGCACGAACAGTCAGTCGGAAGAGATCGAAGATGCGCTGGCTCACAGGGGGATCGGATATTTAGTGCGGGGAGGCCAGCGATTCTTCGCCCGCGAGGAAGTGCGCAAGGCGCTCGTGCTGTTGCGTGGCGCGGCCGTCGCCGCATCGGATGACCCGCTCGGCGCGCAAGTGCGCGAAGCCATCACTGACGCTGGCTGGTCCGAGCAGCCGCCGGCCGCGCGGGGCGCCGTGCGGGAACGCTGGGACGCGCTCCAAGCGCTCGTCGAACTCGCCGACAACTTCGATGTCGACGCGGTAGCAGGCACCGGCGAGCCAGCCACTTTGCGGGACTTCGTGGAGCACTTGGCCGATCGTGCCTCCGCTCAGCATGCACCTTCCGTTGACGGCGTGACGTTGACCACGATCCACGCCGCGAAGGGACTCGAATGGGATGCCGTGTTCTTGGTGGGGATGTCCGAGGGGCTCTTGCCGATCTCGATGGCTGAGACCGATGAGGCGATCGAGGAGGAACGGCGGCTCTTGTACGTGGGGATCACCCGAGCAAGGGAGCACCTGCACGTGAGTTTTGCGCGTTCGCGCAAGGAGGGCGGGCGGGCTACCCGCAAGCGCACCCGCTTCTTGGAGAAGTGGTGGCCGGATGCGGGTGCGAGTGCGCAGCGGCGGGTCCCTCGCGCTGCCGCACACGATCTCGATGCCGATGAGGCGAAGCTGTTTGAGGCGCTCAAGGCCTGGCGCTTGGAGCTTGCGCAGGCCACGTCCAAGCCCGCGTTTACCGTGCTGGTCGACTCCTCACTCGTTGCCATCGCGAGAAACCGGCCTCAGACGCTGGGCGAACTCGCGAAGGTGCACGGCGTTGGTGCCTCCAAGCTCGAGCGCTACGGCGCCGACATCTTGAGACTCGTCGCGGCCCACTGA
- a CDS encoding DUF5679 domain-containing protein produces MADKYQGEFYCVKCKAKRTTEGDVVVSENGRRMAKATCPECGTKLNRILGKA; encoded by the coding sequence ATGGCCGACAAGTACCAGGGCGAGTTCTACTGCGTGAAGTGCAAGGCCAAGCGCACCACCGAGGGCGACGTGGTCGTTTCCGAGAACGGGCGCCGCATGGCCAAGGCCACCTGCCCCGAGTGCGGAACCAAGCTGAACCGCATCCTCGGCAAGGCGTAG
- a CDS encoding zinc-dependent metalloprotease — protein sequence MADAEEQWMKLLRELFGDDAEEALDQMRQMGMDPSALAQASGMANAPGMMDHMLGQIRALMSQSQGEDVNWTLAHDVARGVAAQGGDPVVTAAQAREYRSTVSQAELWLDAATDFDPSRAQPAVWSRAEWVEATLPTWRFLAGPVASSVSLALGGVLRDDSGILDGPQAQGLLGSVSPTVCGMHMGQAAGAMAREAFGATDLGIPLLAEPRVALVPQQVEQFAEGLDIELADVRLFLALREAAHVRLFASAPWLPGQLHAAIERYARGVTVDIDALDNAVREAGMGDPAALQKALTTGIFAPTPTAEQATTLESIETWLALIEGWVDEVTARAAAPHLPALGQLREMMRRRRAAGGPAEDTFSALLGLTLRPRRLRDAADMWSALTNRLGTSARDALWRHPDLLPEAEALADWRAWVEQATSEERSDDFDKEIEALLSGTWEGPDEGDEGKSDTASGA from the coding sequence ATGGCGGACGCAGAAGAGCAGTGGATGAAGCTGCTCAGGGAGCTCTTTGGGGACGACGCCGAAGAGGCTCTCGACCAGATGCGTCAGATGGGCATGGATCCTTCTGCCCTCGCTCAAGCCTCTGGCATGGCCAATGCCCCGGGAATGATGGACCACATGCTGGGGCAGATCCGCGCGCTCATGAGCCAGTCGCAAGGCGAAGACGTCAATTGGACTCTCGCGCATGACGTGGCACGCGGCGTGGCGGCTCAAGGCGGCGACCCTGTGGTGACAGCGGCTCAAGCGCGGGAGTACCGCTCGACCGTGAGCCAGGCCGAGTTGTGGCTGGACGCCGCGACCGATTTCGATCCTTCGCGAGCGCAGCCAGCGGTGTGGAGCCGCGCCGAGTGGGTCGAGGCGACGTTGCCCACCTGGCGATTCCTCGCGGGGCCCGTCGCTTCTTCTGTCTCTCTTGCGCTCGGCGGAGTGTTGCGCGATGACTCTGGAATACTCGACGGACCTCAGGCCCAAGGCCTCCTCGGGTCGGTGAGCCCGACAGTGTGCGGAATGCACATGGGCCAAGCGGCGGGCGCGATGGCCCGCGAGGCCTTTGGTGCCACCGACCTTGGGATTCCGCTCCTCGCTGAGCCGCGGGTGGCGCTCGTCCCTCAACAGGTCGAGCAATTCGCCGAGGGCCTCGACATCGAGCTCGCCGATGTGAGGCTCTTCCTCGCCTTGAGGGAGGCGGCGCACGTGCGTCTCTTCGCGTCGGCACCCTGGTTGCCAGGGCAGCTTCACGCCGCTATTGAACGCTATGCGCGCGGAGTGACCGTCGACATCGACGCGCTCGACAATGCCGTGCGCGAGGCTGGCATGGGCGATCCTGCCGCCTTGCAGAAGGCGCTCACCACGGGAATCTTCGCTCCCACTCCGACCGCAGAGCAGGCGACGACGCTCGAGTCGATTGAGACCTGGCTGGCACTCATCGAAGGGTGGGTTGACGAAGTCACGGCGCGCGCCGCCGCACCGCACTTGCCAGCGTTGGGGCAGTTAAGGGAAATGATGCGGCGCAGGCGCGCGGCTGGCGGACCAGCGGAAGACACCTTCTCCGCCTTGCTCGGCCTGACGCTGCGGCCGCGACGCTTGCGCGACGCGGCCGACATGTGGTCGGCGCTGACGAACCGACTGGGGACGTCGGCGCGCGACGCGTTGTGGCGCCACCCTGACTTGCTTCCAGAGGCAGAGGCTCTCGCCGACTGGCGGGCATGGGTTGAACAGGCGACGAGCGAGGAGCGCTCGGACGACTTCGACAAGGAGATCGAGGCGCTGCTGAGCGGGACCTGGGAGGGCCCAGACGAGGGCGACGAAGGGAAATCCGACACGGCGAGCGGTGCTTAG
- a CDS encoding PDZ domain-containing protein has translation MVEPTNDVYLSLSEQPPSRRANVMAATGLTASLLIAVLTVVPAQYAIEGPGPTFDTLATVDDVPLVQIVGAETYDATGQLRLTTVSVSNASNQRFTMGAVIQAYFSSQKSVQPVEAVLGTPEDQEQQDERSAQQWITSQESATVSALSALGNEVPATITVVEVLEESNANGALEVGDQLIAGGDEEFVTYTDLSDYIEDREPGDPVTITVLRDGQEQTETFELIEVDGQPRLGITVDPQFSPSIDVTVAIDRVGGPSAGLMFALAIMDQLTEVDELDGARVAGTGVIDVDGQVYPIGGITHKMYGARAAGADYFLAPVENCQEVVGHIPAGLDVYAVDTLDDAYAAIVAIGQDDTSTLQQCSTDNTNE, from the coding sequence GTGGTTGAGCCGACAAATGACGTATACCTCTCGCTGTCAGAACAGCCCCCGTCGCGGCGCGCGAACGTCATGGCGGCGACAGGTCTGACCGCGTCGCTGCTGATTGCCGTCCTGACGGTGGTCCCCGCTCAGTACGCGATCGAGGGCCCCGGCCCCACTTTTGACACCCTTGCCACGGTCGACGACGTGCCTCTCGTGCAGATCGTGGGCGCTGAGACGTACGACGCCACGGGCCAGTTGCGCTTGACCACGGTCTCCGTGTCGAACGCGAGCAATCAACGCTTCACGATGGGCGCCGTCATCCAGGCCTACTTCTCGTCTCAGAAGTCGGTCCAGCCGGTCGAGGCAGTGCTGGGAACGCCAGAGGATCAAGAGCAGCAAGACGAGCGCAGCGCCCAGCAGTGGATCACGTCCCAGGAGTCGGCGACCGTCTCGGCGCTATCGGCGCTAGGGAACGAGGTTCCGGCCACGATCACCGTCGTGGAGGTTCTCGAAGAGTCGAACGCGAACGGTGCGCTGGAAGTAGGCGACCAGTTGATCGCTGGAGGCGACGAAGAGTTCGTGACCTACACAGACCTCTCCGACTACATCGAAGACCGTGAGCCTGGCGATCCTGTGACCATCACCGTGCTGCGCGACGGTCAGGAACAGACCGAGACGTTCGAACTGATCGAGGTGGATGGGCAGCCGCGCCTGGGGATCACCGTCGATCCTCAGTTCTCGCCGTCGATCGACGTGACTGTCGCGATCGACAGGGTGGGTGGCCCGAGTGCAGGCCTGATGTTCGCGCTCGCGATCATGGACCAACTCACCGAAGTCGATGAGCTCGACGGGGCACGAGTCGCGGGCACAGGCGTGATCGATGTGGACGGCCAGGTGTACCCGATCGGCGGCATTACCCACAAGATGTACGGTGCCCGCGCGGCCGGAGCCGACTACTTCTTGGCTCCGGTGGAAAATTGCCAGGAGGTCGTGGGGCACATTCCGGCGGGTCTTGACGTTTACGCCGTAGACACCCTGGACGACGCCTATGCCGCGATCGTGGCGATCGGCCAGGATGACACTTCGACGCTGCAGCAGTGCAGCACTGACAACACCAACGAATGA